The DNA region CGAAGACGAACCGGATGTTCGGGAAATTATTCTCGATATTTTGGAAGCCGAGGGGTATGAAGTGGCGGGAGCCGCTGATGGCAATGCGGGCGTTCGTTTGGCCGAAGCCTTCCAACCCGATTTAATTCTGTGCGATGTGATGATGCCGGAGTTGGATGGTTACGGGGTGCTGGCGGCCCTGCGCCAATCGCCCATTACCGCCACAACTCCCTTTGTGTTCCTGACGGCCCGCACCACCAAGGGCGATGTGCGCCAAGGAATGCATTTGGGAGCCGATGATTATTTAACGAAGCCGTTTACGCGGGATGAGCTGCTGGGGGCGGTGGCTGCTCGGTTGCAACGGCAATCGGCCACCCAAAAGCAATCCCAAGAACAGCTCGATGCGTTGCGCTATAGCATTGCATTCTCGCTGCCCCATGAGTTGCGAACGCCGCTGAATGGGATTGTGGCCACGTCGCAGTTCATGCTTGAAGAGTTGGAGGATTTGGATCCCGAAGAAACCCGCGAGATGCTGACGGATATTCACAATTCGGGTCAGCGCTTGTTTCGGTTAATTCAAAACTTTTTGCTCTACGCGGATTTGGAGTTGGCGGCTCGGGATCCCCAGCGGTTGCACGAGCTGCGACAACTGCAAGTGGAGAGTCCGGCGGCAATGATTGAAACAACGGCACGCCGGCAGGCGCAGGACTGGGCGGGGCGATCGGCTGATTTGTCGGTGCAGGCGGTGGATGCGATCGTGGGCATTTCAGAATCGGCGCTGCAAAAGATGGTGATTGAGCTGGTGGATAATGCCTGCAAGTTTTCGCAGCCGGGCCAGCCGATCGCGGTGTTTGCGGAAATTCAGGGCGATCGCTACCAGTTGGTGGTGAAAGATAGCGGCCGGGGCATGACTTCGGATCAGATCAAATCGGTGGGGGCCTATCAACAGTTCGATCGCAAGTTGCATGAACAACAGGGGTCGGGTTTGGGGTTAACCCTGGCCCAGCGGCTTTGCACCCTCTACGGGGGAACCCTGACCATCACCAGCGAACCGGAAGGGGGCACGACGGTGCTGGTTGAGTTGGGTGTGCAGGAGCGATCGACATCCTAAGGACGGAACGGAAAAGCGGGATTGGGTTGCCTCCATTGCTCAACGTTACAACCCGGCCGTGATTGTTACGACCCGTGACCCAGGCTGTTACGATGCGATTTAGCGGCGCTGGCATATGGAGTTCAGGTCAATTTGTGGGCATTCCCAGGGACTGGATTCATCCGCCCTGAGCCATTGAGGGTCGCTGGCTGTTGCGCTGTTTTGGAAATGGCTATGTCGTCGGACTCACCCAAGTCGGTTGGAACCGAACCCACGAAGGGATCGTGGCGGCGGGCGATCGCTCGTCTGCTGCGGGGCCTGATTCGCTTGTTGGACTGGGCGGCGACGGAACTGGAAACGGAGTCGGCCTTGCCTCCGGCCACCTCGGTGCGATCGCCCCGGTTGACCCCAGCCCAAGCGGGCCATCAAGTTTTAGGCTGGGCCCGCCCTTGGTTGCCCGAATCCCTGCGGAAGCTGTCCGATCGCAACCTGACCATTGCCCTGTCGATAATGGGGAGTGTGGTGCTGGTTGCCGCGATCGCCATTTTCCCGCCCAAGTTTCAACCTGCCACGGTGGCTCAACAGCCGCCGGAGTCTCAGCCTGCTCCTCTCAAGCCGTTGATTCCCACCCTGCTGGAACTGCCGTCTGATGCGGAGGAAGCGGAACCGATCGCCCCTTCTGGTAACGGAACGGCGGGATCGGAGTCCACGCCTCGAACAACGGACATTCCTGGTCAGACCGCCGCAGAATCCGGGGACGTGGGAGTTTCCGAGACGACCCCGGTTTCTAGCCCGCCGCCCAAACTAGAGCGATCGCCGGAACAACAATTAATTGCGGCGATTCAGGACGAAACCAGCGAAATTGCCACTCGCTACGGCGATCAGGCGTTGGTGGACTCCATCCAAGCGGACTTCCGTGCCAGTCGGCTGATTGTGACGGTTCCGGCTGATTTGTGGTACGGGTTGGGCGATCGCAATCAGGATCGGTTTGCGGCGGATT from Limnothrix sp. FACHB-406 includes:
- a CDS encoding response regulator, encoding MTKILTIEDEPDVREIILDILEAEGYEVAGAADGNAGVRLAEAFQPDLILCDVMMPELDGYGVLAALRQSPITATTPFVFLTARTTKGDVRQGMHLGADDYLTKPFTRDELLGAVAARLQRQSATQKQSQEQLDALRYSIAFSLPHELRTPLNGIVATSQFMLEELEDLDPEETREMLTDIHNSGQRLFRLIQNFLLYADLELAARDPQRLHELRQLQVESPAAMIETTARRQAQDWAGRSADLSVQAVDAIVGISESALQKMVIELVDNACKFSQPGQPIAVFAEIQGDRYQLVVKDSGRGMTSDQIKSVGAYQQFDRKLHEQQGSGLGLTLAQRLCTLYGGTLTITSEPEGGTTVLVELGVQERSTS